One Mauremys mutica isolate MM-2020 ecotype Southern chromosome 9, ASM2049712v1, whole genome shotgun sequence DNA segment encodes these proteins:
- the LRRC31 gene encoding leucine-rich repeat-containing protein 31, translating into MNQIQRKKSSVEKGKLQCSSGTRFFRGLHTGKSDGESKRESEGAEISNSRPDNQNEEQAPHVADKPPHLISKTNTTSGMWSVKQFMQKLGKKPNSKNMDLNNCELDATDLLELVAVLPFLPELEELNLSWNDFVGGVLKPLALRLHHVSKLKILQLNNCKLTAEDVTSLGEALETIPHLEELDLSWNNSIGGKLSVLTKRFQTGCKIKILKFTDCSLTAKDGESLAQVLNVIHDLEVLDISINRNIGCSLKSIAQELKNVPVLKELHLHMCGLKQDGLQYLDRAFQYLPELNKLDLSCNKEIGGGFKDSAAHLASFKDLEVLDLHQCCVTEEDMVVLTQVIPLLSSLQELNLSSNKNIGVSSNYLFSRLRFLPKLKSVIVSSCSLGEDSFASLAETALHLPELEILDLSWNKCVGGNLKLLLEALKLATEIRTLRLSSCNLVAEDLTLLALEVQAGHLAKLQTLDLSYNDSVSDEGWATFFQDLTALKELSELDVSLRPSSCRDCGMWFSKLLTDLSKLPAFTEIGMQRWALLESQQRQLESFKQDAKRNVHFDY; encoded by the exons ATGAACCAAATCCAAAGGAAGAAATCCTCTGTGGAAAAGGGAAAACTTCAGTGCTCATCAGGCACTAGATTCTTCAGGGGCTTACACACTGGGAAATCTGACGGCGAAAGCAAAAGAGAAAGTGAAGGAGCAGAAATCAGTAACTCTAGACCAGATAATCAGAATGAGGAGCAAGCTCCCCATGTAGCAG ACAAACCTCCACATCTCATTTCCAAAACAAACACAACATCTGGTATGTGGAGCGTTAAGCAGTTCATGCAGAAACTGGGTAAGAAGCCCAACAGCAAGAATATGGACCTAAATAATTGTGAATTAGATGCAACAGATTTATTGGAGCTGG TTGCTGTGTTACCTTTTCTACCAGAGCTGGAGGAGCTCAATCTTTCCTGGAATGATTTTGTGGGAGGGGTTCTGAAACCCCTTGCTCTTCGGCTCCATCATGTGAGCAAATTAAAAATCCTCCAACTAAACAACTGCAAGTTGACAGCTGAGGATGTTACTTCTTTAG GAGAGGCACTTGAAACCATTCCTCACCTTGAAGAACTGGATTTATCCTGGAATAATAGCATAGGTGGAAAACTATCCGTCTTGACCAAAAGATTCCAGACAGGCTGCAAGATCAAAATCCTAAAATTTACAGATTGCAGTCTAACAGCAAAAGATGGAGAATCTCTAG CTCAGGTTCTAAATGTCATCCATGACCTTGAAGTATTAGATATTTCTATTAACAGAAACATTGGCTGCAGTCTGAAGAGTATTGCTCAGGAATTGAAAAATGTGCCAGTTTTGAAAGAATTACATTTGCACATGTGTGGATTAAAGCAAGATGGCCTCCAGTATTTAG ACAGGGCTTTCCAGTACTTACCAGAGCTAAACAAATTAGACCTATCGTGCAATAAAGAAATTGGTGGAGGGTTTAAGGACTCAGCAGCTCATTTGGCCAGTTTTAAAGACCTAGAAGTCCTGGATCTCCACCAGTGCTGTGTAACAGAAGAGGACATGGTGGTTCTCA CACAGGTGATACCTTTACTCTCGAGTCTTCAGGAGCTGAATTTATCATCCAATAAAAATATTGGAGTGTCTTCCAACTACCTTTTTAGCAGGCTCAGATTTTTACCAAAGTTGAAATCTGTGATCGTCAGCAGTTGCTCCTTAGGGGAAGATTCTTTTGCGTCACTAG CTGAGACTGCCCTTCACCTCCCTGAACTGGAGATATTAGACCTTTCTTGGAATAAATGCGTTGGTGGGAACCTAAAGCTGCTTTTGGAAGCACTAAAGCTGGCAACGGAGATTCGAACGTTGAGACTGAGCAGCTGTAATTTGGTGGCTGAGGATCTGACTCTTTTAG CATTAGAGGTCCAAGCTGGTCATCTAGCCAAATTACAGACCCTAGACCTGAGTTATAATGACAGTGTTTCTGATGAAGGATGGGCCACTTTCTTTCAAGACTTAACTGCACTCAAAGAACTTTCAGAGTTGGACGTCAGTCTTCGGCCATCATCTTGTCGTGACTGTGGAATGTGGTTTAGCAAGTTGTTAACAGATTTGTCAAAGCTGCCTGCATTCACAGAGATAGGGATGCAAAGGTGGGCCCTTCTGGAATCACAGCAGAGACAACTGGAAAGCTTTAAGCAGGACGCCAAAAGGAACGTTCACTTTGACTATTGA